The Pseudomonas sp. DG56-2 genome contains a region encoding:
- a CDS encoding cytosine permease — MKSAREQEFRLSAERGDTPLLPNERVWGFWGFAYANSALAVATWVFLIGGATALFVGPLQGIAAIIIGNIVGVVLAASSTCLPCGKYGVEQFTFLRSMFGLNGSRLVYFLSVVVLTMGWLAVLGLMCGRALDNLETLVQQGQPDGDGWIVTAGALLAIVLAALVAMRGPDMIRRLSAVIAPSLILIMLALMYFISRRYSFAELLAMPALQPPFENPHVNFMIAVEINIAAGFSWWPYIGNLSRLCSNQRTAFWPNLVGIFGAAALGESVSLFAATTLGSSDPTTWMRLAGGLGFGVIALSFLALANLTGMVNILYTAVIGLRQLAGERLRSMGWGVLIGLFCIIPVVIVVFLPGIYDGFFIFLVWTSALNSALAGIGIADYFFLRKQRLNLRHLYAEQSASPLRYCKGFNPIALVALAAGFAIYVVIFNPQTLAHTDFFTLATASLPSCLLAGLVHYSLTRLLAVRLGWGGYPKGNERNIKAAGLRVQD; from the coding sequence ATGAAGTCCGCTCGAGAGCAGGAATTTCGCCTCAGTGCCGAACGTGGCGATACGCCTTTGCTGCCCAATGAACGAGTCTGGGGTTTCTGGGGCTTTGCCTACGCCAATTCGGCGCTGGCGGTAGCCACTTGGGTATTCCTGATAGGCGGCGCTACGGCGCTGTTTGTCGGGCCTTTGCAAGGGATTGCCGCGATCATTATCGGCAATATTGTCGGGGTGGTTCTGGCGGCATCCTCGACCTGCTTGCCGTGTGGCAAGTATGGCGTCGAGCAGTTCACCTTCCTGCGCAGCATGTTCGGCCTCAATGGCAGTCGCCTGGTCTACTTCCTGTCGGTGGTGGTGCTGACCATGGGCTGGCTGGCGGTGCTGGGGCTGATGTGCGGGCGGGCACTGGACAACCTGGAAACCCTGGTGCAGCAAGGCCAGCCTGATGGTGACGGCTGGATTGTGACGGCAGGTGCCTTGCTGGCGATTGTACTCGCGGCGTTGGTGGCCATGCGTGGACCGGACATGATCCGCCGCTTGAGCGCGGTGATCGCGCCGAGCCTGATCCTGATCATGCTGGCGCTGATGTACTTCATTTCCCGTCGTTACAGTTTCGCCGAACTGCTGGCCATGCCGGCGCTGCAACCACCGTTCGAAAATCCCCATGTCAACTTCATGATCGCGGTGGAAATCAACATTGCCGCGGGCTTTTCCTGGTGGCCCTACATTGGCAACCTGTCACGTCTGTGCAGCAATCAACGCACGGCGTTCTGGCCGAATCTGGTCGGGATCTTCGGCGCCGCTGCGCTGGGGGAGTCGGTCAGCCTGTTCGCCGCCACCACCTTGGGCAGCAGCGATCCTACGACCTGGATGCGCCTGGCCGGTGGCCTGGGCTTCGGGGTGATAGCGCTGAGCTTTCTGGCACTTGCCAACCTGACCGGTATGGTCAACATCCTCTACACCGCGGTGATCGGCTTGCGTCAGTTGGCCGGGGAGCGGCTGCGCAGTATGGGCTGGGGCGTGCTGATCGGGCTGTTCTGCATCATTCCGGTGGTGATCGTGGTGTTTCTTCCAGGCATCTACGACGGCTTTTTCATTTTCCTGGTGTGGACCTCCGCGCTCAACAGTGCCCTGGCTGGTATTGGCATTGCCGATTACTTCTTCCTACGCAAGCAGCGTTTGAACCTGCGTCATCTCTACGCTGAACAAAGCGCGTCGCCGCTGCGCTACTGCAAGGGCTTCAATCCCATCGCACTGGTCGCGCTGGCGGCGGGCTTTGCCATTTACGTGGTGATATTCAACCCGCAAACCCTGGCGCATACCGATTTCTTCACCTTGGCCACGGCCTCGCTGCCGTCCTGCCTGCTGGCCGGGCTTGTGCACTACAGCCTGACCCGACTGCTGGCCGTGCGCCTGGGCTGGGGCGGCTACCCCAAAGGCAATGAACGCAACATCAAGGCCGCAGGCCTTCGAGTACAGGACTAG
- the betA gene encoding choline dehydrogenase, which translates to MNKKYDYIIIGAGSAGCVLANRLSEDPATSVLVLEFGGSDRSVLIQMPSAFSLPMNTKKYNWRYETVAEPHLDGRRLHCPRGKVLGGSSSINGLVYIRGHACDFDEWESLGAKNWSYRNCLPYFKRAEHYKFGGDDYRGGAGPLSTNNGNNMQNPLYGAWVEAGGEAGYIKTDDCNGYMQEGFGAMHMTVKDGVRWSTANAYLRPAMTRPNLTVITHAMTRRILLEGSRAVGVEYDEGGQTHKVYCNREVLMSSGPIGSPHLLQRSGIGPRDVLKKAGIEVLHHLPGVGENLQDHSEIYIQYACKEPVTLNGKMSLLGKAMIGLRWLLFKDGLGASNHFEAGGFIRSSKGLRWPDIQFHFLPAAMRYDGDKPFKGHGFMVLTGPNKPKSRGHVRALSADPYQHPQIRFNYLESEADREGFRRCVRLTREIIAQPAMDRFRGEELAPGPQVQTDEEIDAFVRANMESTMHPCGSCRMGEDDMAVVDSALRVHGLQGLRVIDSSVFPSEPNGNLNAPTIMLAERASDLVRGRETLAAVDVPVGLVEGWEEEQRSRVPRRKVRA; encoded by the coding sequence ATGAACAAGAAATATGACTACATCATCATCGGTGCAGGCTCTGCTGGCTGCGTTCTGGCCAACCGCTTGAGCGAAGACCCGGCCACCTCGGTGCTGGTCCTGGAGTTCGGCGGTAGCGACCGTAGTGTGCTGATCCAGATGCCCAGTGCGTTCTCGTTGCCGATGAACACCAAGAAGTACAACTGGCGCTACGAGACAGTCGCCGAGCCGCACCTGGATGGCCGACGCTTGCATTGCCCACGGGGCAAGGTGTTGGGCGGTTCGTCCTCGATCAACGGCCTGGTCTACATCCGCGGTCATGCCTGCGACTTCGATGAATGGGAAAGTCTGGGCGCGAAAAACTGGAGCTATCGCAATTGCCTGCCGTACTTCAAGCGCGCCGAGCACTATAAATTCGGTGGCGATGATTACCGCGGCGGCGCCGGACCGTTGTCCACCAACAATGGCAACAACATGCAGAACCCGCTGTATGGCGCCTGGGTGGAAGCCGGTGGCGAGGCTGGCTACATCAAGACCGATGATTGCAATGGTTACATGCAGGAAGGCTTCGGGGCCATGCACATGACCGTCAAGGACGGCGTGCGTTGGTCCACCGCCAATGCGTACCTGCGCCCGGCCATGACCCGGCCGAACCTTACGGTGATCACCCACGCGATGACCCGGCGCATTCTACTTGAAGGCTCGCGTGCGGTGGGTGTGGAGTACGACGAGGGCGGCCAGACCCACAAGGTGTATTGCAATCGCGAGGTGCTGATGTCGTCCGGTCCGATCGGCTCGCCGCATCTGTTGCAACGTTCGGGTATCGGCCCACGGGACGTCCTGAAAAAAGCCGGGATCGAGGTGCTCCATCACTTGCCCGGAGTGGGTGAAAACCTTCAGGACCATTCGGAGATCTACATTCAGTACGCCTGCAAGGAACCGGTGACGCTCAATGGCAAGATGAGCCTGCTGGGCAAGGCGATGATCGGCTTGCGTTGGCTGCTGTTCAAGGACGGCCTGGGCGCCAGCAACCACTTCGAGGCCGGTGGTTTTATCCGTTCGTCCAAAGGCCTGCGTTGGCCGGACATCCAGTTTCACTTCCTGCCGGCGGCGATGCGCTACGACGGCGACAAGCCGTTCAAGGGGCATGGTTTCATGGTGCTGACCGGGCCGAACAAGCCCAAGAGCCGAGGCCACGTGCGGGCGCTGTCGGCCGATCCGTACCAGCATCCGCAAATTCGCTTCAACTACCTGGAGAGCGAAGCGGATCGCGAGGGTTTTCGTCGCTGCGTACGCCTGACCCGGGAAATCATTGCCCAGCCGGCGATGGACCGCTTCCGCGGCGAAGAACTGGCGCCGGGTCCTCAGGTGCAGACCGACGAAGAAATTGACGCCTTCGTGCGCGCCAACATGGAGAGCACCATGCACCCTTGTGGTTCGTGCCGCATGGGCGAGGACGACATGGCGGTAGTCGACTCGGCGCTGCGTGTACATGGCTTGCAGGGGCTGAGGGTGATCGACTCGTCGGTGTTCCCGAGCGAGCCCAACGGCAACCTCAATGCCCCGACTATCATGCTCGCCGAGCGCGCCAGCGACCTGGTACGCGGACGCGAGACCCTGGCAGCGGTTGATGTGCCAGTTGGTCTGGTGGAGGGCTGGGAAGAAGAGCAGCGCAGCCGGGTGCCGCGGCGCAAGGTGCGTGCATGA